From a region of the Bradyrhizobium diazoefficiens genome:
- a CDS encoding ParB/RepB/Spo0J family partition protein — protein sequence MTKQISLSEAMKDLEREAEAPRPRPAYANGELTSIPLRQVSKRTAVFQPRSLEGNQADSDQFVRDLMKVLRASKGEPLDPITVWYGGQRFYVIDGHHRLEAYKRHHGKAAVSIPCVEFKGTLVEAIELAGRDNHKNKLQMKQDDRLNFAWRLVCIGGLTVERICRASGVGDRILTTMRKKLREQLEADNPADEQAHRYVLAGETWRNIRGGQKFEGDWDDYEMQEARRMATLLLRNFGGLHKKAHIFARAITLVDDKLPALMNGSAAWMDLGADDEEEDELIQQQQEDNDQQHDHAGQEEASENEMEF from the coding sequence ATGACCAAACAAATCAGCCTCTCTGAGGCGATGAAAGACCTTGAACGGGAGGCGGAAGCGCCCCGACCAAGGCCAGCCTATGCCAACGGGGAGCTAACCAGCATTCCGCTGCGCCAAGTCTCCAAACGCACCGCTGTATTCCAACCCCGCTCGCTGGAGGGCAACCAAGCCGACAGTGACCAGTTCGTCCGCGACCTGATGAAGGTTCTGAGAGCATCGAAAGGTGAACCGCTCGACCCCATCACGGTCTGGTATGGCGGACAGCGCTTCTACGTCATCGACGGTCACCATCGACTTGAGGCGTACAAACGCCATCACGGCAAGGCCGCCGTGTCGATTCCCTGCGTTGAGTTCAAGGGGACGCTCGTTGAGGCCATAGAGCTTGCTGGACGGGACAACCATAAGAACAAGCTCCAGATGAAGCAGGATGACAGGCTCAACTTCGCTTGGCGGCTTGTCTGCATCGGCGGGCTGACCGTGGAGCGGATTTGCCGTGCGTCTGGCGTAGGCGACCGCATCCTGACCACCATGCGGAAGAAGCTCCGGGAGCAGCTTGAGGCGGACAATCCCGCCGACGAACAGGCTCACCGCTATGTTCTCGCTGGCGAGACGTGGCGAAACATCAGGGGCGGCCAGAAGTTCGAAGGCGATTGGGATGACTATGAAATGCAGGAGGCTCGCCGCATGGCGACGCTGCTCCTGCGCAACTTCGGCGGCCTTCACAAGAAAGCTCACATCTTTGCCCGTGCCATCACGTTGGTGGATGACAAGCTCCCCGCTCTAATGAACGGGAGCGCTGCCTGGATGGACCTTGGTGCGGACGATGAGGAGGAGGATGAACTAATACAGCAACAGCAAGAGGACAATGACCAACAGCACGATCACGCTGGACAGGAAGAAGCCAGCGAAAACGAAATGGAGTTTTGA
- a CDS encoding recombinase family protein — protein MATIFYARVSTSDQTIEHQAQQAKAAGFEIDEVLSDDGVSGVSTKLAERPQGRRLFDKLRKGDTLVVRWVDRLGRNYIDVVDTIREFMRRGVVIRTVINNTAFDGATTDPMQMAVRDALIGFMAATAQAQAEATKDAQKAGIAHAKAERPTAYRGRKPTFTRQQVEKVLALADQGTMNASQIAKTVGLQRMAVARIRQNPASVEQQLATWGL, from the coding sequence ATGGCGACCATCTTCTATGCTCGCGTTTCGACCAGCGATCAGACCATTGAGCATCAGGCTCAACAGGCCAAGGCGGCGGGATTCGAGATTGACGAAGTCCTGTCCGACGACGGTGTGAGCGGTGTCAGCACCAAGCTTGCGGAGCGTCCGCAAGGCAGGCGGTTGTTCGATAAGTTGAGGAAGGGTGACACCCTCGTTGTGCGATGGGTGGACCGGCTTGGCCGCAACTACATCGATGTGGTGGACACCATCAGGGAGTTCATGCGCCGTGGTGTCGTCATCAGGACGGTGATCAACAACACGGCCTTTGATGGTGCTACCACCGATCCTATGCAGATGGCGGTGAGAGATGCGCTGATTGGCTTCATGGCTGCGACTGCGCAAGCGCAGGCAGAAGCGACGAAGGATGCGCAGAAGGCTGGCATTGCTCACGCCAAGGCTGAGAGGCCGACAGCGTATCGCGGACGCAAGCCAACGTTCACCCGTCAGCAGGTTGAGAAGGTGCTGGCCCTCGCGGACCAAGGCACGATGAACGCCAGCCAAATCGCTAAGACTGTGGGCTTGCAGCGGATGGCGGTGGCGAGGATCAGGCAGAACCCGGCCAGCGTTGAACAGCAGCTCGCGACGTGGGGACTGTGA
- a CDS encoding protein-L-isoaspartate O-methyltransferase has protein sequence MSGFSTARLKMVDGQVRTSDVTDRRVLDAMLTVPREAFVPADRQALAYLDLDLDVSEGAGKRFLIKPELTGKLLQAAEIGADDNVLVVGCATGYLAALTAKLARQVTATECDSALAAKARGAFTALGLANVTCKAAACTEGDPGAAPYDVIILNGAAEVTPKALLEQLKEGGRLLGVSAESRPPRAMIVTRTHGEFGHRTLFDAAGPVLPGLERAAAFVF, from the coding sequence ATGTCCGGTTTCTCGACCGCGCGCCTCAAAATGGTCGATGGCCAGGTGCGCACCAGTGACGTCACTGACCGTCGTGTTCTCGATGCCATGCTCACGGTTCCGCGCGAGGCCTTCGTGCCGGCCGACAGGCAGGCGCTGGCTTACCTCGATCTCGACCTCGACGTGAGCGAGGGCGCCGGCAAGCGCTTCCTGATCAAGCCTGAGCTGACCGGCAAGCTGCTCCAGGCCGCTGAAATCGGCGCAGACGACAACGTGCTGGTGGTCGGCTGCGCCACGGGATACCTCGCTGCGCTGACAGCCAAGCTGGCGCGGCAGGTCACTGCGACGGAGTGCGATTCGGCTCTGGCCGCGAAGGCCAGGGGTGCCTTCACTGCCCTGGGGCTTGCCAATGTCACCTGCAAGGCCGCGGCCTGCACCGAAGGCGATCCTGGCGCTGCGCCCTATGACGTGATCATCCTCAATGGCGCTGCCGAGGTGACGCCGAAAGCGCTGCTCGAGCAACTGAAGGAGGGCGGGCGTCTGCTAGGGGTATCCGCCGAATCCAGGCCGCCGCGGGCCATGATCGTGACCCGCACCCACGGTGAATTCGGCCATCGGACCCTGTTCGACGCCGCCGGCCCGGTCCTGCCCGGGCTGGAACGGGCGGCCGCTTTCGTCTTCTGA
- a CDS encoding TolC family outer membrane protein — MHGVKLFTGAAVSVLLLALAGPTPALADTIESALVRAYQNNPQLNAQRAQVRSTDENVPQALSGYRPKVSLTASGGYQYSDFKSAPTSDPINGTGRPRSVNLTASQTLYNGNQTANRTRAAESQVSGSREALRSLDQSVLLQAATTYMDYLRDAATLEVQRSNVRVLEQTLKQTRDRFNVGEVTRTDVAQSEAQLAAGRTQALTAEANLTTTRANFRRIIGNEPTNLAPGSPVDRFLPATLAAAVELGLVEHPNVTAAMFGIDVNYLQVKVAEGALLPTVSLQAAVSQSYEQSLIQYRAFNASAIAQVSVPIYQGGGEYSLIRQSKENLAQQRLNLETTRDQTRATIVQWWGSLQAGKAQVQSAQAQVAASEIALNGVREEAKAGQRTTLDVLNAQQALVNARVALVTAQHDRVVASYNVLAAVGRLAPQVLGLHTTVYDPSVHYHQVRDSWAGVRTPDGR, encoded by the coding sequence ATGCATGGGGTGAAGCTCTTCACCGGAGCTGCGGTTTCGGTCCTGTTGCTGGCGCTTGCCGGGCCGACGCCTGCCTTGGCGGACACGATCGAGTCCGCGCTGGTGCGCGCCTATCAGAACAATCCGCAGCTCAACGCACAGCGCGCCCAGGTGCGCTCGACTGATGAAAACGTGCCTCAGGCGCTGTCGGGCTATCGCCCCAAGGTCTCGCTGACGGCGAGCGGTGGCTATCAGTACTCGGACTTCAAGAGTGCCCCCACCAGCGATCCGATCAACGGTACCGGCCGGCCGCGCAGTGTGAATCTGACCGCTTCCCAGACACTCTACAACGGTAACCAGACTGCGAACAGGACGCGCGCCGCGGAGAGTCAGGTGTCCGGCTCCCGCGAAGCGCTGCGCAGCCTCGATCAAAGCGTGCTGCTTCAGGCCGCCACGACCTACATGGATTATCTGCGCGACGCGGCCACGCTCGAAGTCCAGCGCAGCAACGTACGGGTGCTCGAGCAGACGCTCAAGCAAACCCGTGACCGGTTCAATGTAGGCGAAGTGACACGCACCGACGTTGCGCAATCGGAAGCACAGCTGGCGGCCGGCAGGACGCAGGCCCTTACCGCGGAAGCAAATCTCACCACGACGCGCGCGAACTTCCGCCGCATCATTGGCAACGAGCCAACGAACCTTGCGCCAGGCTCGCCGGTCGACCGTTTCCTGCCTGCGACGCTCGCCGCTGCCGTCGAACTCGGCCTGGTGGAACATCCCAACGTCACGGCCGCAATGTTCGGCATCGACGTCAATTACTTGCAGGTCAAGGTCGCCGAGGGCGCGCTGCTGCCGACGGTCTCCCTGCAGGCGGCCGTAAGCCAATCTTACGAACAGTCTTTGATTCAGTACCGCGCGTTCAACGCGTCCGCGATCGCGCAGGTCTCGGTGCCGATCTATCAGGGCGGTGGTGAATATTCGTTGATTCGCCAATCCAAGGAAAACCTGGCGCAGCAACGTCTCAACCTCGAAACGACGCGGGACCAGACCCGCGCAACCATTGTGCAATGGTGGGGCTCGTTGCAGGCCGGCAAGGCGCAGGTGCAGTCCGCGCAGGCGCAGGTCGCGGCGTCCGAGATCGCGCTGAACGGCGTACGCGAGGAAGCCAAGGCCGGTCAGCGCACCACGCTCGACGTCCTCAACGCGCAGCAGGCGCTGGTCAATGCGCGCGTTGCGCTGGTGACCGCGCAGCACGATCGGGTCGTTGCATCCTATAACGTCCTTGCTGCCGTCGGCCGTCTCGCACCGCAGGTGCTCGGTCTCCACACCACTGTCTACGATCCCAGCGTTCACTACCATCAGGTCCGCGACAGCTGGGCCGGCGTGCGCACGCCTGACGGACGGTGA
- a CDS encoding DUF2497 domain-containing protein: MTQPAKVTEPSMEEILASIRRIIADDEAKPPPAETAKPEKAAAPAAPPKPQAVNDSPPSKVAPAKPAAEKPAPPPAAKPAPPPAPAVDASPNSQDDIDALLAGLDAATPAPEVRAPEPEQEPEPDVLELTDEMAMDPPPPPSFRKVEPRDDLEFAESPPPRPTPPPSHAPVDFDAPPLPPQQPMLAQSTVSAVESAFNSLAHTVLSSNARTLEDLVKEMLRPMLKSWLDDNLPGLVERIVKAEIERVSRGGR; the protein is encoded by the coding sequence ATGACGCAGCCTGCAAAGGTCACAGAACCCTCGATGGAGGAGATTCTGGCCTCGATCCGGCGCATCATTGCCGACGATGAGGCCAAGCCGCCGCCGGCTGAGACCGCCAAGCCCGAGAAAGCTGCCGCGCCCGCCGCGCCGCCCAAGCCGCAGGCAGTGAACGACAGTCCGCCATCCAAGGTCGCACCGGCCAAACCGGCCGCCGAGAAGCCAGCTCCACCCCCGGCCGCAAAGCCGGCCCCGCCGCCCGCACCTGCGGTGGATGCATCACCAAACAGCCAGGACGACATCGACGCGCTGCTGGCAGGGCTCGATGCGGCCACGCCTGCGCCCGAGGTTCGCGCGCCCGAGCCGGAGCAGGAGCCTGAGCCCGATGTGCTCGAATTGACCGATGAGATGGCGATGGATCCGCCTCCGCCACCGAGCTTCCGCAAGGTCGAGCCTCGCGACGATCTCGAATTCGCCGAATCGCCGCCGCCGCGTCCAACGCCGCCACCGTCCCATGCACCGGTGGACTTCGATGCCCCGCCGCTGCCGCCGCAGCAGCCCATGCTCGCGCAGTCGACGGTCTCGGCGGTCGAATCCGCCTTCAACTCCCTGGCCCATACGGTGCTCAGCAGCAATGCACGGACATTGGAGGATCTGGTCAAGGAGATGCTGCGTCCGATGCTGAAATCCTGGCTCGACGACAACCTGCCGGGCCTTGTTGAACGCATCGTGAAGGCCGAAATCGAGCGGGTCTCGCGCGGCGGCCGCTGA